The following proteins come from a genomic window of Aspergillus luchuensis IFO 4308 DNA, chromosome 3, nearly complete sequence:
- a CDS encoding uncharacterized protein (COG:S;~EggNog:ENOG410PUZ8;~InterPro:IPR023213,IPR003480;~PFAM:PF02458;~go_function: GO:0016747 - transferase activity, transferring acyl groups other than amino-acyl groups [Evidence IEA]), whose protein sequence is MRLFSRSKPPAPQPLPTDTVVPVPLLDDQPRWHQRCLHYGYLFNDVLDSDKLRQALQRLMEIGEWRKLGARIRINSHGKLEYHIPAHFDAARPGFVLTSDKQSMNISEHPLASKLPTSAGQPFLSSRLDISSVALHPDCPRKLDDWLYSDWPLLVIHVVNFHDATLLSLTYLHVVMDAMGIKHLFQAWSSVVNGREEHVPRFRGIDEDLGRTDSAIVPATEFIQFPKWLRGFRWIIFRFRMFWEMFRYGQQETRQLCIPGHMISIMRNQMMRELEQTSHQQAESVYLSESDVLLAWWTRTMLKGLGETGRRPIALYNLFDARAVLPQTSTSGKDAFITNAILHATTSLRAREMVYQPLSFLAWHIRSALIQHRTRHQSLAQLAIQKVALDTTGATALWGEPTSLVIFCTNWHRCQLYEIDFSSAVTSSGSPATDRRNTIGRPLQQITAAIPASFHTRNLGIIFGKDGAGDWWLAWTLRAQAWPTVQKELERLDKLDKLGQLDQLQEH, encoded by the exons ATGAGACTGTTTTCCAGGTCCAAGCCGCCGGCGCCGCAGCCACTCCCTACAGATACGGTGGTGCCTGTGCCGCTGCTGGATGACCAGCCTCGCTGGCATCAACGGTGTCTGCATTATGGATATTTATTCAACGATGTTCTGGACTCGGATAAACTGCGACAAGCATTGCAACGTCTGATGGAAATCGGGGAGTGGCGAAAACTTGGAGCACGGATACGAATAAAT AGCCATGGCAAGCTCGAGTACCATATCCCAGCTCACTTTGATGCAGCAAGGCCGGGATTCGTCTTGACCTCCGATAAACAGTCAATGAATATCAGCGAGCATCCACTGGCATCCAAGTTGCCTACAAGTGCAGGGCAGccgttcctctcctctcGTTTAGATATCTCCTCAGTTGCACTTCACCCCGACTGCCCACGGAAGCTCGATGACTGGCTATATTCTGACTGGCCACTTCTTGTCATCCATGTCGTGAATTTTCATGACGCTACCCTGCTGTCACTGACGTATCTGCATGTTGTCATGGATGCAATGGGTATTAAGCATCTCTTTCAGGCATGGTCCTCGGTGGTGAACGGGCGTGAGGAACATGTTCCAAGGTTTCGGGGAATCGACGAAGACTTAGGACGGACCGATAGCGCCATAGTGCCGGCGACAGAGTTTATCCAATTTCCAAAATGGCTTCGAGGCTTTAGATGGATCATATTCCGCTTCCGCATGTTCTGGGAAATGTTTAGGTATGGCCAGCAGGAAACTCGTCAGCTGTGCATACCCGGGCACATGATCAGCATCATGCGTAACCAAATGATGCGAGAGCTTGAGCAGACATCCCATCAACAAGCTGAGTCAGTCTATCTAAGCGAAAGTGACGTTCTCTTAGCATGGTGGACTCGAACAATGCTGAAGGGGCTCGGTGAGACTGGAAGGCGTCCAATTGCCTTGTACAATCTATTCGATGCTCGCGCTGTTTTACCACAGACCTCTACTTCCGGCAAGGACGCCTTCATTACCAACGCGATTCTTCATGCAACGACTTCGTTGCGCGCCCGAGAGATGGTCTACCAGCCACTTAGCTTTCTGGCATGGCACATTCGGTCCGCGCTGATCCAGCACCGTACCAGACATCAAAGCCTAGCCCAGTTGGCCATCCAGAAAGTTGCACTTGACACCACTGGCGCCACAGCTCTCTGGGGGGAGCCGACCTCATTAGTTATCTTCTGCACTAATTGGCATAGGTGCCAACTCTACGAAATCGATTTCTCTTCTGCGGTGACCTCGTCCGGAAGCCCAGCCACCGACCGCAGAAACACCATAGGCAGGCCATTGCAACAAATTACGGCTGCGATACCGGCATCATTTCATACACGGAATCTTGGGATCATATTTGGCAAGGATGGTGCGGGAGATTGGTGGCTCGCCTGGACATTACGTGCGCAAGCATGGCCAACAGTCCAGAAAGAACTAGAAAGGCTGGataaattagataaattaGGCCAGCTGGATCAGCTACAGGAGCACTAA